From the genome of Nitrosomonas sp., one region includes:
- a CDS encoding 2-oxoglutarate dehydrogenase E1 component, translating to MIEKQLQDSLLFGSNAPFIEAIYEEYLHNPISIDPAWREYFDKLHQAQGFPVSQLVKSTTVKKENEPVKSYKGDKQTDGMVVLPEVIQAESDDRKQVAVLQLINMYRYVGLSQASLDPLQFDQKPYRTELDPANFGFTEQDMDSVFNTGSLAGPDRAPLREILQILEETYCGTVGAEYMYISSVEQKRWIQSRLETKRSNPNYSDEYKKHILERLSAAEGLERYLHTRYIGQKRFSGEGNESLIPLLDCLMECSGKSGIDEIVIGMAHRARLNVLVNTLGKMPADLFREFEEKYAQDLPSGDVKYHQGFSSAIKTSSGVVRLALAFNPSHLEIVDPVVEGSVRARQHRFRDRSGDKVLPVLIHGDAAFAGQGVVMETLNLSQTSGYGTGGTIHIIINNQIGFTTSDPRESRSTLYCTDVAKMIEAPVFHVNGDDPEAVTMITELALDFRMKFHKDVVIDMVCFRRLGHNEQDDPMVTQPRMYQIINQHPGTRQRYADKLEAEGVILPGEADTMVQAYRDAMDAGINPNKNIRYNYKSPYSVNWAIFHKPFKWNQPVKTGIAFDVLQQLAARLTDIPDNFILHKRVEKIIEDRRQMGAGKLPLDWGMAENLAYAALLYEGFPIRISGQDSERGTFFHRHAVLHNQDTTLEDRNIYVPLRYIAPGQPDFVVINSILSEEAVLGFEYGYATAQPHELVVWEAQFGDFTNGAQVVIDQFIASGEAKWGRLCGLVMMLPHGYEGQGPEHSSARLERFLQLCADYNIQVCIPSTPSQMFHLIRRQMIRPLRKPLIIMSPKSMLRHKESVSALEELASGSFYPVIPESETLAPKNVKRIIVCSGKIYYELRAYRNENQIDNMAIIRLEQLYPFPHEEFKQEIKRYARAKEVIWCQEEPGNQGAWHRIQHYLLRNMRSTQILGYALRPSSASPSVGYLAIHKMQQREVIEAAFREKI from the coding sequence GTGATAGAGAAACAGTTGCAGGATTCTTTATTGTTTGGTTCAAATGCGCCTTTTATTGAAGCAATTTATGAGGAATATCTGCATAACCCGATTTCAATTGATCCCGCATGGCGCGAGTATTTTGACAAGTTACATCAAGCTCAAGGTTTTCCTGTCAGCCAGCTCGTTAAAAGCACTACAGTAAAAAAGGAAAATGAGCCGGTTAAGTCCTACAAAGGCGATAAGCAAACCGATGGAATGGTTGTTCTGCCTGAAGTGATTCAGGCGGAATCGGATGACCGGAAACAAGTTGCAGTCCTTCAGTTAATCAATATGTACCGCTATGTGGGTTTGAGTCAAGCTTCGCTGGACCCTTTGCAATTTGATCAAAAGCCTTATCGAACGGAGCTTGACCCCGCAAATTTCGGTTTTACCGAGCAAGATATGGACAGCGTTTTTAATACGGGTTCATTGGCTGGTCCTGATCGTGCGCCTTTGAGGGAAATCCTGCAGATTTTGGAAGAAACATATTGCGGTACGGTCGGCGCGGAATATATGTATATTTCGTCAGTGGAGCAGAAACGCTGGATACAAAGCAGGCTGGAGACCAAACGTTCCAACCCGAACTACAGCGATGAATATAAAAAACATATTCTGGAACGGTTAAGCGCCGCAGAAGGTTTGGAGCGGTATTTGCACACCCGCTATATCGGTCAAAAACGGTTTTCGGGGGAAGGTAATGAGAGTCTTATTCCGTTGCTTGACTGTTTGATGGAATGCTCTGGAAAATCGGGCATCGATGAGATCGTGATCGGAATGGCGCATCGGGCAAGATTGAATGTCCTGGTTAATACATTAGGGAAAATGCCTGCTGATTTGTTTCGCGAATTTGAAGAAAAATATGCGCAGGATCTTCCCTCAGGTGATGTTAAATACCACCAGGGTTTTTCTTCAGCCATTAAGACATCAAGTGGCGTGGTGCGTCTGGCGTTAGCGTTCAATCCATCGCATCTGGAGATTGTTGACCCTGTGGTAGAAGGATCTGTGCGCGCCCGTCAGCATCGTTTCCGTGACAGAAGTGGCGACAAGGTTCTGCCCGTCCTGATTCATGGTGACGCTGCGTTTGCCGGGCAGGGTGTGGTTATGGAAACGCTTAATTTGTCACAGACCAGCGGTTACGGTACCGGTGGAACAATTCATATCATTATCAATAATCAGATTGGCTTTACCACATCGGATCCACGAGAAAGCCGTTCCACTTTGTATTGTACTGATGTGGCCAAAATGATAGAGGCGCCTGTTTTTCATGTGAATGGCGATGACCCTGAAGCCGTGACCATGATTACGGAACTTGCTCTGGATTTTCGGATGAAATTCCATAAAGATGTAGTAATCGATATGGTGTGTTTCCGGCGTTTGGGACATAATGAGCAGGATGATCCGATGGTCACGCAACCCAGAATGTATCAGATCATCAACCAGCATCCCGGAACACGTCAGCGCTATGCGGATAAGCTCGAGGCCGAAGGCGTTATTCTGCCGGGTGAAGCGGATACAATGGTGCAGGCATACCGCGATGCCATGGATGCGGGCATTAATCCCAATAAGAATATCCGCTACAACTATAAATCCCCATATTCAGTTAACTGGGCAATTTTTCACAAACCGTTTAAGTGGAATCAGCCGGTAAAAACGGGTATCGCGTTTGATGTGCTTCAACAACTGGCAGCGCGTTTAACAGATATTCCGGATAACTTTATCCTGCATAAACGGGTTGAAAAAATCATTGAAGACAGGCGGCAGATGGGCGCAGGGAAACTGCCGCTGGATTGGGGTATGGCGGAAAACCTGGCGTACGCGGCGCTTCTTTACGAAGGCTTCCCGATACGGATTTCCGGGCAGGATTCCGAGCGTGGCACCTTTTTTCACCGACATGCTGTACTGCATAATCAGGACACTACACTGGAAGACCGGAATATCTATGTCCCGTTGCGCTATATCGCACCGGGGCAACCCGATTTTGTAGTCATTAACTCGATTTTGTCCGAAGAAGCGGTATTGGGGTTTGAATATGGCTATGCAACCGCGCAACCGCATGAGCTTGTTGTCTGGGAAGCGCAGTTTGGCGATTTTACCAATGGCGCGCAGGTTGTTATAGACCAGTTTATTGCTTCCGGGGAAGCCAAATGGGGACGACTATGCGGACTGGTCATGATGCTGCCGCATGGATATGAAGGTCAGGGACCTGAACACTCGTCGGCAAGACTGGAGCGCTTCTTGCAACTTTGCGCGGATTACAATATTCAGGTTTGTATTCCTTCAACGCCGTCTCAGATGTTTCACTTGATACGCCGGCAAATGATCCGGCCTTTGCGCAAGCCGCTGATTATTATGAGTCCCAAGAGCATGTTGCGGCATAAGGAATCGGTGTCGGCGCTCGAGGAACTGGCCAGCGGCTCTTTTTATCCGGTGATTCCGGAATCTGAAACCCTGGCGCCGAAGAACGTTAAACGCATCATTGTATGCAGCGGAAAAATATATTATGAGCTTAGAGCCTATCGTAATGAGAATCAGATAGACAATATGGCCATTATACGATTGGAGCAGCTTTACCCGTTTCCGCATGAAGAGTTCAAACAGGAAATTAAGCGTTATGCACGAGCAAAAGAAGTCATATGGTGTCAGGAGGAGCCCGGGAATCAGGGTGCCTGGCATCGTATTCAGCATTATCTGCTACGCAATATGAGGTCTACCCAGATATTGGGTTATGCTTTGCGACCTTCATCCGCTTCTCCGTCGGTCGGCTATCTGGCGATACATAAAATGCAGCAGAGAGAAGTCATCGAAGCGGCGTTCCGCGAAAAAATCTAG
- a CDS encoding succinate dehydrogenase iron-sulfur subunit, whose amino-acid sequence MKFSIYRYDPDKNDKPYMQDYDIELAATDKMLLDALIRIKSADDSLSLRRSCTEGVCGSDAMNINGRNGLACITPLKGLKEPIEVRPLPGLPVIRDLIVDMTQFYQQYHSIKPYLINHSPPPETERLQSPEERAELEGAYECILCACCSTACPSFWWNPDKFVGPAGLLQAYRFLADSRDQATAERLDYLEDPYRLFRCHSIMNCVAACPKGLNPTNAIGKIKDMMVKRTI is encoded by the coding sequence ATGAAATTTTCCATTTACCGTTATGATCCTGATAAAAACGATAAACCTTACATGCAGGATTATGATATTGAGCTGGCCGCAACGGACAAAATGTTGCTCGATGCACTCATCCGGATTAAATCTGCAGACGACAGCTTAAGTTTGAGACGCTCCTGTACTGAGGGCGTGTGTGGATCGGACGCGATGAATATTAACGGACGTAATGGTCTGGCTTGTATTACGCCGTTAAAGGGCTTAAAGGAACCCATAGAAGTACGGCCGTTGCCAGGTTTGCCTGTTATTCGCGATCTCATTGTTGACATGACCCAGTTCTATCAGCAGTATCATTCAATAAAGCCCTATCTAATCAACCATAGTCCGCCACCGGAAACCGAGCGCTTACAATCTCCTGAGGAACGTGCTGAACTGGAAGGCGCTTACGAATGTATTTTATGCGCATGTTGTTCCACTGCCTGTCCATCGTTCTGGTGGAACCCGGATAAATTTGTTGGACCGGCGGGATTGTTACAGGCGTACCGTTTTCTGGCAGACAGCCGTGACCAGGCGACCGCAGAGCGACTCGATTATTTGGAAGACCCCTACCGCCTGTTTCGGTGCCATTCCATTATGAATTGTGTGGCTGCGTGTCCGAAAGGACTTAACCCAACCAATGCGATTGGCAAAATAAAAGATATGATGGTTAAACGAACGATATGA
- a CDS encoding DsbC family protein, producing the protein MAKYLKRFIPILLLCLFPGITWADEEAVKKAIEPHFPGAKIESLRKTPYLGLYEALVGGELFYTDEKAEYFFFGHIVDTKTRTSVTNERLQEIKAARRVPLDTLPLEFAIKIVKGNGERKLAVFTDPNCPYCKQLEKELLNITDVTIYTLLYPVLRGSVELSTSIWCAQDQIKAWDDFMLRGVAPKDQDCETPIPSLLKSGQENRVTGTPTLIFADGSIVGGMIPATAIEDKLQEAGKVTKE; encoded by the coding sequence ATGGCCAAATATTTGAAGCGATTCATTCCAATCCTGTTGCTCTGTCTATTTCCCGGCATAACCTGGGCGGATGAAGAAGCGGTTAAAAAGGCCATTGAGCCCCATTTTCCTGGCGCAAAAATCGAAAGTCTGCGTAAAACGCCCTATCTGGGGCTTTATGAAGCCCTGGTTGGTGGCGAGCTTTTTTATACCGACGAAAAGGCGGAATACTTTTTCTTTGGTCATATCGTTGATACCAAAACCCGGACCAGCGTAACCAATGAACGTTTGCAGGAAATCAAGGCAGCGCGCCGCGTACCGCTGGATACTCTGCCGCTGGAATTTGCCATCAAAATTGTCAAAGGCAACGGCGAACGCAAACTTGCAGTCTTTACCGATCCAAACTGCCCATACTGCAAACAACTCGAGAAAGAACTGCTTAACATTACAGATGTCACTATCTATACCTTGCTCTATCCGGTTTTGAGAGGCTCGGTAGAGCTTTCTACCTCGATCTGGTGCGCCCAGGATCAAATTAAGGCGTGGGATGACTTTATGCTCAGAGGGGTTGCGCCAAAAGATCAGGATTGTGAAACGCCGATACCGTCACTGCTTAAATCCGGCCAAGAAAACCGAGTAACCGGTACGCCAACCTTGATTTTTGCTGATGGCTCTATCGTTGGCGGCATGATTCCGGCAACCGCGATTGAAGATAAATTGCAGGAAGCGGGTAAGGTAACAAAAGAATAA
- the gltA gene encoding citrate synthase, which translates to MAQKGTATLSFGDGGESIELPVMSGTMGPDVVDIRKLHAKSGLFTYDPGFLSTASNSSEITFIDGDKGVLLYRGYPIEQLARQCDFVEICHLLLHGELPKEAEKTSFNTVINHHTMLHEQLVKLFGGFRRDAHPMAVMVGVVGALSAFYHEALDISEASHRELSAIRLIAKMPTIAAMAYKYNIGQPYIYPRNDLSYAENFLHMMFSLPTEDYKPDPRIVRALDRILILHADHEQNASTSTVRLAGSSGANPFACIAAGIACLWGPAHGGANEACLNMLEEIGDVSRINEYIKRAKDPNENYRLMGFGHRVYKNFDPRSTLLRETCHEVLNVLGLQNDRLFKLALELERIVLEDEYFISRKLYPNVDFYSGIVQRALGIPTIMFTAIFAMARTVGWVAQWNEMISDPDHKIGRPRQLYTGTPIRDVPADFRR; encoded by the coding sequence ATGGCACAAAAAGGTACAGCAACCTTGAGTTTTGGCGATGGCGGTGAATCCATAGAGCTTCCGGTTATGTCTGGAACGATGGGCCCCGATGTGGTGGATATCCGTAAGTTGCATGCCAAAAGCGGTTTATTTACCTATGACCCGGGTTTTCTTTCTACTGCCAGCAATAGCTCTGAAATAACCTTTATTGATGGCGACAAGGGTGTTTTGTTGTATCGTGGTTACCCGATCGAACAACTTGCCAGACAGTGCGATTTTGTTGAAATTTGTCATCTTTTATTGCATGGAGAACTGCCGAAAGAAGCGGAAAAAACCAGTTTTAACACTGTCATCAACCATCATACGATGTTGCATGAACAACTCGTTAAACTCTTTGGCGGATTTCGCAGGGATGCGCATCCAATGGCCGTTATGGTGGGTGTGGTCGGTGCATTGTCAGCGTTTTATCACGAAGCGCTGGATATTTCCGAAGCGAGTCACCGGGAATTGTCTGCAATACGTCTGATTGCCAAAATGCCAACCATTGCAGCGATGGCGTATAAATACAATATTGGGCAGCCTTATATTTATCCGCGTAACGATCTCAGTTATGCCGAGAATTTTCTACATATGATGTTTTCATTACCGACTGAAGATTACAAGCCCGATCCCAGAATTGTACGTGCCCTGGATCGGATTCTGATTCTTCATGCCGATCATGAACAAAATGCCTCAACATCAACGGTACGTCTGGCCGGTTCTAGCGGCGCCAATCCGTTTGCCTGTATAGCGGCAGGAATTGCCTGTCTTTGGGGGCCTGCACATGGCGGAGCAAATGAAGCCTGTTTGAATATGCTCGAAGAAATCGGCGATGTGTCGCGCATCAATGAATATATTAAACGGGCTAAGGATCCCAATGAAAACTATCGGTTAATGGGCTTTGGACACCGGGTATACAAGAATTTTGATCCGCGTTCGACATTATTGCGTGAGACTTGTCATGAAGTCCTGAATGTGTTGGGGTTACAGAATGATCGTTTGTTCAAGCTTGCGCTTGAACTGGAAAGAATCGTATTGGAGGATGAATATTTTATTTCCAGAAAACTGTATCCGAATGTTGATTTCTATTCCGGTATCGTTCAGCGTGCTTTGGGTATTCCAACCATCATGTTTACGGCAATTTTTGCGATGGCGCGAACGGTGGGTTGGGTTGCGCAATGGAATGAAATGATTTCTGATCCGGATCACAAAATTGGACGGCCACGTCAATTGTATACCGGCACGCCGATACGTGATGTACCCGCTGATTTCCGTAGATAA
- a CDS encoding succinate dehydrogenase assembly factor 2 codes for MKDFERARWRCRRGMLELDIVLQRFMEKYFCQLGTEELIQFEKLLSLADNDLWDLICARKTVIDEDLAPVLKLLQDS; via the coding sequence ATGAAAGATTTCGAGCGTGCACGCTGGCGATGCAGGCGTGGAATGCTGGAATTGGATATTGTTCTTCAGCGTTTTATGGAGAAATATTTTTGCCAACTCGGTACAGAAGAATTAATCCAGTTTGAAAAATTATTGTCACTTGCTGATAATGACCTGTGGGATTTGATTTGTGCAAGAAAGACAGTTATCGATGAGGATCTGGCGCCGGTATTAAAATTACTGCAAGATAGCTAG
- the odhB gene encoding 2-oxoglutarate dehydrogenase complex dihydrolipoyllysine-residue succinyltransferase translates to MLVEVKVPMLSESVAEATLISWHKKQGEQVERDENLVDVETDKVVMELPATHAGILKEIIKGDGATVVSGEVVAKIDTDAAASESETKSVKKTSSAKEGGDAETEKTETKADPTIPMLMPAARKLAEENHLKSSETKAIKGTGRGGRITREDVQAYIEHKAEGKPETADEEESATVEPAEQPVKTPEETAGAGRSERTDRRVTMSRLRMRIAERLVQSQSTAAILTTFNEVNMQAIVDLRARYRVEFEKKHGIKLGFMSFFVKAVVAALKKYPIVNASVEGNEIIYHDYYDIGIAVGSPRGLVVPILRNADQMTFAQIELQIADFAKRAGDGKLTIEELTGGTFSVTNGGVFGSMLSTPIINPPQSAILGIHATKDRPVVENGQIVIRPINYLALSYDHRIIDGREAVLSLVAIKEVLEYPMSPLLEG, encoded by the coding sequence ATGTTAGTTGAAGTCAAGGTACCCATGCTATCTGAGTCAGTTGCAGAAGCGACACTGATTTCATGGCATAAGAAACAAGGCGAGCAGGTTGAGCGTGATGAAAATTTGGTTGACGTTGAAACTGACAAAGTCGTAATGGAATTGCCCGCTACTCACGCCGGTATTTTGAAGGAAATTATCAAGGGCGACGGTGCAACCGTAGTCAGTGGAGAAGTTGTCGCAAAGATCGATACCGACGCTGCGGCATCCGAATCGGAAACAAAATCGGTAAAAAAAACGTCGTCAGCCAAGGAGGGTGGCGACGCTGAAACTGAAAAAACAGAGACAAAAGCAGATCCTACCATCCCGATGCTAATGCCTGCGGCACGCAAATTGGCAGAAGAAAATCATTTGAAGTCGTCGGAAACCAAAGCGATCAAGGGAACCGGGAGGGGCGGGCGCATTACCCGTGAAGATGTCCAGGCCTATATTGAGCATAAAGCGGAAGGTAAACCAGAAACTGCTGATGAAGAAGAATCAGCCACTGTCGAACCGGCTGAGCAACCTGTCAAAACACCGGAAGAGACTGCCGGAGCGGGCAGGAGTGAGCGCACAGACCGGCGGGTTACTATGTCGCGGCTGCGTATGCGGATTGCCGAGCGGTTGGTGCAATCGCAATCGACTGCTGCCATATTGACGACATTCAATGAAGTGAACATGCAGGCCATTGTTGACTTACGCGCACGATATCGTGTCGAGTTTGAAAAAAAACATGGTATCAAGCTGGGGTTTATGTCGTTTTTTGTCAAAGCGGTTGTGGCTGCGCTCAAAAAATATCCCATTGTTAATGCCTCGGTTGAAGGCAATGAGATTATTTACCATGATTACTACGATATCGGTATCGCCGTGGGCAGTCCGCGCGGTCTTGTCGTGCCGATACTTCGTAATGCCGATCAAATGACGTTTGCCCAGATCGAATTACAGATTGCCGATTTTGCCAAGCGCGCGGGCGATGGCAAATTAACCATTGAAGAATTAACCGGCGGTACATTCTCGGTTACCAATGGCGGCGTTTTCGGTTCCATGCTGTCAACGCCGATCATCAATCCACCGCAGAGCGCCATTCTAGGTATTCATGCAACAAAAGATCGCCCCGTTGTGGAAAACGGCCAAATTGTCATTCGCCCGATCAATTATCTGGCGCTATCTTATGATCACCGTATCATTGATGGCCGGGAGGCGGTTTTGTCCCTGGTTGCGATCAAGGAAGTACTGGAATATCCGATGAGTCCGTTGCTGGAGGGTTAG
- a CDS encoding UbiH/UbiF family hydroxylase, producing MKFDIVVVGGGLVGASLVAALKDSGLKIALIESREPAPLPDDESWDSRVYAISPGSVGFLRDHAVWQRMDVSRITPVYEMAVFGDDSSSHIQFSAYEVGTAELAFIIENRQLQSAVWEALQSQQQHVEVLCPAKCTAITWHESHVDIRLDDGRAIETALVVGADGVNSWVRQQTGIEVSRHPYQQVGVVANFSTELSHRNIAHQWFRRDGVLALLPLPGNRVSMVWSTSEEHAAQLRQLSTDELCQCVAGASSHALGGLQLITAPVGFPLNFVHVNNLIMQRLVLVGDAAHGIHPLAGQGVNLGLRDVRKLTEILNERGLQSDVGDFMLLRRYECARKEDILAMEIVTDGLQKLFINPDPTLARIRNLGLEITNHLPIIKNTLMQHALN from the coding sequence ATGAAATTTGATATTGTTGTAGTGGGCGGGGGTTTGGTCGGTGCAAGTCTCGTGGCCGCGTTGAAGGATAGCGGATTGAAGATTGCCTTGATCGAGTCACGTGAGCCGGCGCCGTTGCCTGACGATGAAAGCTGGGATAGCCGGGTTTATGCGATCAGTCCCGGGAGCGTCGGTTTTTTACGCGATCATGCAGTCTGGCAGAGGATGGATGTATCTCGCATCACGCCAGTGTACGAAATGGCTGTTTTTGGCGATGACAGCAGCTCACATATCCAATTCAGCGCCTACGAAGTTGGTACGGCCGAGTTGGCTTTTATTATCGAAAACCGTCAACTGCAATCTGCTGTCTGGGAAGCGCTGCAATCGCAGCAGCAACATGTAGAAGTCCTCTGTCCTGCCAAATGCACCGCGATCACCTGGCATGAATCGCATGTTGACATTCGACTGGATGATGGCCGTGCGATTGAAACTGCGTTGGTCGTGGGTGCGGATGGCGTAAATTCGTGGGTGCGTCAGCAAACGGGCATCGAAGTTTCGCGCCACCCCTATCAGCAAGTCGGTGTGGTCGCCAATTTCAGCACTGAGCTGTCGCATCGCAATATTGCGCATCAATGGTTCAGGCGTGACGGTGTGCTGGCGCTGTTGCCACTGCCGGGTAACCGGGTTTCCATGGTTTGGTCGACCAGCGAGGAACACGCTGCCCAGTTGCGCCAGTTATCGACTGATGAGCTTTGTCAATGTGTTGCAGGTGCATCTTCACATGCACTGGGCGGATTACAGTTAATTACTGCGCCGGTCGGTTTCCCGTTGAATTTTGTGCATGTCAACAATCTAATCATGCAGCGGCTTGTGCTCGTCGGCGATGCGGCGCATGGTATTCATCCGTTGGCGGGCCAAGGCGTTAATCTTGGATTGCGCGATGTGCGTAAACTCACCGAAATCCTCAATGAACGCGGACTACAATCCGATGTCGGTGATTTTATGCTGCTGCGCCGATATGAATGCGCCCGCAAGGAAGATATACTGGCGATGGAAATCGTTACCGACGGTTTGCAAAAATTGTTTATCAATCCAGATCCTACATTGGCCCGGATACGGAATTTGGGACTGGAAATAACCAATCACCTGCCGATTATCAAGAACACGCTCATGCAGCATGCACTGAACTAA
- the der gene encoding ribosome biogenesis GTPase Der: MKPTLVLVGRPNVGKSTLFNRLTHSRDAIVADIPGLTRDRHYGHGRVGDKPYLVMDTGGLEPVTKDGIMHAMAQQSLQAIDEADKVFFIVDGRQGVTAQDRIIADLLRKKDQKILLVVNKTEGMADAVVTAEFYELGLGTPYAISALHGDHVNELAALALADFPEIDEVHSECKHPRIAIVGRPNVGKSTLINTLLGEERVIAYDQPGTTRDSIYIDFEHNDRHYTLIDTAGLRRRGKVKETVEKFSAIKTLQTVEDANVVVLVLDAMSEIAEQDAHIADFILQSGRALVVAVNKWDGLDHYQREVIKHELTRKIGFLSFARLHYISALKGTGLQKLLLSIDQAYAAAMADLSTPKLTRALQAAVEKHAPPRGGMSRPKLRYAHQGGSNPPLIIIHGSMVEHVPETYRRYLESFFRDSFNLSGTPVRVEFRSGHNPYAHKKPVPPTEAEARRAHNRRRRSRKKYG; encoded by the coding sequence ATGAAACCCACACTTGTTTTGGTTGGCCGTCCTAATGTGGGCAAATCAACCCTTTTTAATCGTCTGACGCACAGCCGCGATGCTATTGTTGCAGATATTCCCGGATTAACGCGAGACCGCCATTACGGTCATGGCAGGGTTGGCGACAAACCGTATCTGGTTATGGATACCGGAGGGCTGGAGCCGGTGACCAAGGACGGGATTATGCATGCGATGGCGCAACAGTCCCTGCAAGCGATAGACGAAGCGGACAAGGTATTTTTTATTGTTGATGGCCGTCAGGGCGTGACTGCGCAAGACAGAATTATCGCAGATCTGTTGCGGAAAAAAGACCAGAAAATCCTGTTGGTTGTGAACAAAACGGAGGGTATGGCCGATGCCGTTGTCACTGCCGAATTTTATGAACTTGGCTTGGGTACACCCTATGCGATTTCAGCATTGCATGGTGATCATGTCAATGAACTGGCGGCACTTGCACTCGCCGATTTTCCTGAAATCGATGAAGTGCACAGCGAGTGCAAACATCCCAGGATTGCGATTGTGGGCCGTCCTAATGTCGGCAAATCAACGCTGATTAATACACTGCTTGGTGAGGAACGTGTAATTGCCTACGATCAACCCGGTACGACAAGAGACAGCATTTATATCGATTTTGAGCATAATGACAGGCATTACACGCTTATCGATACCGCCGGACTGAGACGGCGCGGCAAGGTTAAGGAAACTGTCGAAAAATTTTCGGCCATCAAAACCCTGCAGACAGTGGAAGATGCCAATGTGGTCGTGTTGGTGCTCGATGCCATGAGCGAGATTGCCGAACAGGATGCCCATATCGCTGATTTTATTTTACAGTCAGGCCGCGCACTGGTTGTGGCTGTAAACAAGTGGGATGGACTCGACCATTATCAACGCGAAGTCATAAAACATGAACTGACCCGAAAAATCGGTTTTCTCAGTTTCGCCAGATTACATTATATCTCCGCTTTAAAAGGTACCGGCTTACAGAAACTGTTGTTATCCATTGATCAGGCATATGCCGCTGCAATGGCTGACTTGTCCACGCCAAAACTAACGCGGGCGCTTCAGGCGGCCGTTGAAAAACATGCGCCGCCGCGTGGCGGCATGTCACGGCCAAAATTACGTTATGCGCATCAGGGGGGGTCAAATCCGCCGCTTATTATCATTCATGGCAGTATGGTCGAACATGTGCCGGAAACATATCGGCGGTATCTGGAAAGTTTTTTCCGTGACAGTTTTAATCTGTCTGGCACGCCGGTGCGGGTAGAATTCAGAAGCGGACATAATCCCTATGCACATAAGAAGCCCGTGCCGCCAACCGAGGCAGAGGCCAGGCGCGCGCATAATCGACGCAGACGCAGCCGCAAGAAATATGGCTGA